The nucleotide window TGATATCATCAGGTGGTCCACGAGCTGGGAAGCCATCTTCTTCTAATATACTTAATGATGAAATTCAAGCTATAAATATTGGACTTGAAGCCTTCAAGGACGCATTAGAAGCACAGTGGGTAAAGGTGAAGCACGTCGATTGGCAGGTCCCCGCAAAAGGTGACATGAAGTTAATAAACATTCTGAAGAAGATGTATTGATGTAAGAACCACTACGGCACCAAGACACCACGTTCTTAATTATATTAAAACAAATTCATGCCCTAGAGCCATAGTGCCGTTGTAGCCAAATCTGAAAACTATGATCATACTAACAAACGATCATATTGGAAGAACAGGATGCCTAACAAATTTCATCAAGCACTTCCACCGGAAGTTGATCATATCGCTGCTTTAATATTAGATTCGGCATTTAAAGTACACCGCGCACTCGGTCCTGGCTTGCTTGAAAGTGTTTATGAGGTTTGTCTTTGTCATGAGCTCTCAAAAGCAGGACTCAAGTTCCGTCGTCAACCTGACTTGCCAATAATTTATGACGGGATCAAGCTCGAGTCAGGACTGAGAATTGACGTTGTAGTTGAAGATCAAGTCATTGTCGAATTGAAAGCAGTAGAAACGATTATTCCTCTTTACGAAGCACAGATGCTGACGTATCTAAAGTTGACGGGCAAGCGATTGGGTTTACTTATTAATTTTAATATCCCCTTGTTGAAAGATGGAATCAAACGAATTATTCTGTGATCTTTAAACGACCACGACACTACGACACGATGTATTTGTTGTTTTAAAAAATGAATTATTTTCTTAGTGTCTTGGTGCCGTTGTGGTATAAATAATGAGTTTAAGAAATCCTGAAAGATTAAGAGAGGTTCTTTCAAATCCCAGGGGACTTGCAAGGGCATTTAGTCGGCACACATACGGAATGCTCTCTTGGGTAGATTTGTTTGGAACGAAGTTAAAGTCAATAAAAGGAATCGAAATGAAGCTGATCACGGCTAGAATAATTGCCGACAATGCGAAGCATGCGAAGCTTTTTTCTGATAGGGCTCAAGAACTCGGCGAGAATCCCGAAAAATATAAGCCGCCTCAAATTGGTCAGAAGATCTATGATATTCTCGAATCATATAACGATCCAATTGATGAATTTGCCTATGCGTTGGGATCACTGGTACATTTTTCTGCTTTACTGGATCTATATCAGAGCGTTGCAGATCCAAAAAGTCGAGAAATAATTGAGGAGGTTCAAAGAGATATTACAGAACATCTAACCATACTCGAAGATTATTTTGAAAAAGAACCACTCCCACGTGAAAGACAAAAACGTGCCGAAGAAATAAAGATGCTTGCCGATAAAATCTACACCGAAAGAGAAGATGAGGAGATAAAATGGTATGCAGAATAGATTGATGCCGACTTTTGAGGAGTTGCTTACACCCCTTCCCTTCTATAGTCCCAGGAAATGGTATTATGACTTGGCTTCTCTTCTTCTACGGTCGATTGGGAAGTGTTCCGAAGGGATAAAAGTAGGATTCCAACATGGTTTCGATTCAGGAATGATCATGAACTATATTTACAATAACGTGTCAAGTGGTAGATTTTACATTGGTAAAGTTATAGACAGGGTTTTTCTAAATCAGGTTACCTGCAAGGCTTTCAGGGCAATAAAAAATATCCAGAAGAACATGATAAAGGATTATATTCAAGAGAGAAATGGAAGCCCAACCTTTGTAGTTGATTTGGCATCGGGAAAAGCTGACTATATATATGAAGTACTCAGGGAAACTAACGCTTGCGTTAGGGCTCTTCTTCGTGACATCGATCAAAGAGCGTTAATGGAAAGCAGACAAATTGCTAAGAATTTAGATTTAGAAGACGTCGTGAGTTATGAACTTGCGAATGCCCTTGACCCTGACAGTTTGAACCGGATTACTCCAAAACCCAATCTTGTAATCGAAGTAGGACTGTATGGAATTATCCACGATGACGAGCAAATACGATTGCACCTCAAGAATCTTAAAAATATACTCGATCCAGATGCAATTCTTTTTAATGTTCAAACATACAATCCCCAAATTGAACTGATAGCTAGGACACTTAAAAATCAGGCTGGAGGAAGGTGTGTATGGCATCTACGTTCGGCAGATCTTGTGATTGGTTGGGCAGAGGGGGCAGGATTTAGGGATCCATATGTCGTGATGGATCCATATGGAATTTATGCAGTAGTCATGATGCGAAACAGCAATTAAGAATAAATTCCAGCCACAGAGTTCACAGAGAAAAAAAATTTAAGTAAATACTATGTTTCCTCTGTGGCTAAAGAATAAAGGAGATCAAAGTGATCAAAGAGAG belongs to Thermodesulfobacteriota bacterium and includes:
- a CDS encoding GxxExxY protein, producing MPNKFHQALPPEVDHIAALILDSAFKVHRALGPGLLESVYEVCLCHELSKAGLKFRRQPDLPIIYDGIKLESGLRIDVVVEDQVIVELKAVETIIPLYEAQMLTYLKLTGKRLGLLINFNIPLLKDGIKRIIL
- a CDS encoding ferritin-like domain-containing protein, which translates into the protein MSLRNPERLREVLSNPRGLARAFSRHTYGMLSWVDLFGTKLKSIKGIEMKLITARIIADNAKHAKLFSDRAQELGENPEKYKPPQIGQKIYDILESYNDPIDEFAYALGSLVHFSALLDLYQSVADPKSREIIEEVQRDITEHLTILEDYFEKEPLPRERQKRAEEIKMLADKIYTEREDEEIKWYAE
- a CDS encoding class I SAM-dependent methyltransferase family protein, which encodes MQNRLMPTFEELLTPLPFYSPRKWYYDLASLLLRSIGKCSEGIKVGFQHGFDSGMIMNYIYNNVSSGRFYIGKVIDRVFLNQVTCKAFRAIKNIQKNMIKDYIQERNGSPTFVVDLASGKADYIYEVLRETNACVRALLRDIDQRALMESRQIAKNLDLEDVVSYELANALDPDSLNRITPKPNLVIEVGLYGIIHDDEQIRLHLKNLKNILDPDAILFNVQTYNPQIELIARTLKNQAGGRCVWHLRSADLVIGWAEGAGFRDPYVVMDPYGIYAVVMMRNSN